A genomic segment from Streptomyces antibioticus encodes:
- a CDS encoding MerR family transcriptional regulator, translated as MSEPARPDEADDLGDTGLTTGSLARRLGVAPTTLRSWDRRYGIGPAVRADGRHRRWRPSDVAVLEAMCRLTSSGVPPAEAARAAREGAGRPVGESGGEPRDRSRAAGALPLGADVRQECRGLARAAVRLDAPAVADQLDAAVERHGLTVAWQEVMVPTLHAVGRKWASSGDRYVEVEHLLSWHVSTSLRRATSTSAAAGGAGGPGPGPVMLACAPGEQHTLPLEALNAGLSQLGVPTRMFGAAVPAEALTAAVRRLGPAAVVLWAQARTTGSPALAQQLAGARWGVSGARRTPAVLLGGPGWAGRPAPGLLRPTGLRDALDTLAGLHGAG; from the coding sequence GTGAGCGAACCCGCGCGCCCCGACGAGGCCGACGACCTCGGTGACACCGGACTGACCACGGGGTCCCTGGCCCGGCGGCTCGGCGTGGCGCCCACCACCCTGCGGTCCTGGGACCGGCGCTACGGCATCGGACCCGCCGTCCGCGCCGACGGCAGGCACCGCCGCTGGCGGCCGTCCGACGTGGCCGTCCTGGAGGCGATGTGCCGGCTGACGTCCTCCGGTGTGCCGCCCGCCGAGGCCGCCCGCGCCGCCCGGGAGGGCGCCGGACGCCCCGTCGGCGAGAGCGGCGGCGAGCCGCGCGACCGCTCGCGGGCCGCCGGGGCGCTCCCGCTGGGCGCCGACGTCCGCCAGGAGTGCCGGGGCCTGGCCCGCGCCGCCGTACGGCTGGACGCGCCGGCCGTCGCCGACCAACTGGACGCGGCCGTCGAACGGCACGGACTGACCGTCGCCTGGCAGGAGGTGATGGTGCCGACGCTGCACGCCGTGGGGCGCAAGTGGGCCTCGTCCGGCGACCGTTACGTGGAGGTCGAGCACCTGCTGTCCTGGCACGTCTCCACCAGCCTGCGCCGCGCCACCAGCACCTCGGCGGCCGCGGGCGGGGCGGGCGGACCGGGCCCGGGGCCCGTGATGCTGGCCTGCGCGCCGGGCGAGCAGCACACCCTGCCGCTGGAGGCGCTCAACGCCGGACTGAGTCAACTGGGCGTCCCCACGCGCATGTTCGGCGCGGCCGTGCCCGCCGAGGCGCTGACCGCGGCCGTCCGGCGGCTGGGCCCCGCGGCCGTCGTCCTGTGGGCCCAGGCCCGCACCACCGGCAGCCCCGCCCTCGCCCAGCAGCTCGCCGGCGCCCGCTGGGGCGTCAGCGGCGCCCGGCGCACCCCGGCCGTGCTGCTCGGCGGCCCGGGCTGGGCGGGCCGCCCGGCACCGGGCCTGCTGCGCCCCACCGGCCTGCGCGACGCGCTCGACACGCTGGCCGGACTCCACGGGGCGGGGTGA
- a CDS encoding SPW repeat protein — translation MANVSHTRGDMSTHPDVSEMRARYDRMLGGRDVALVDGPVFLLGLYCAVSPWILHYTTSQPALVTHNLIVGIAIGLLGLGFTAAPARMYGLSWAMCALGIWMIVAPWIVGDGPDAGVVVNNIVIGALAICLGALCALTATRSNPRT, via the coding sequence ATGGCCAACGTCTCGCACACCCGAGGTGACATGTCGACCCACCCCGATGTCTCCGAGATGCGGGCACGGTACGACCGCATGCTCGGCGGTCGTGATGTGGCGCTCGTGGACGGACCGGTGTTCCTGCTCGGTCTGTACTGCGCCGTGTCCCCGTGGATCCTGCACTACACCACCAGTCAGCCCGCCCTCGTGACCCACAATCTGATCGTCGGTATCGCGATCGGCCTGCTGGGTCTGGGGTTCACCGCCGCCCCCGCGCGTATGTACGGCCTGAGCTGGGCCATGTGCGCGCTGGGCATCTGGATGATCGTCGCACCGTGGATCGTCGGCGACGGCCCGGACGCCGGGGTCGTGGTGAACAACATCGTCATCGGTGCCCTGGCGATCTGCCTCGGGGCGCTGTGCGCCCTCACGGCGACGAGGAGCAACCCGAGGACGTGA